In Kitasatospora sp. NA04385, a single genomic region encodes these proteins:
- a CDS encoding rhodanese-like domain-containing protein gives MARTPRPPAPAQIDPARAHRLAAAGEALLLDVREPEEHAELHAPGAVLVPLGGLSAAAAGAGALGTVRAASGGRLVLAVCRSGNRSQTATELLNAHGVPTVNVVGGMRDWLRAGLPAHRGACRCGGAI, from the coding sequence GTGGCCCGGACCCCCCGGCCGCCCGCGCCCGCACAGATCGACCCCGCCCGGGCGCACCGCCTGGCCGCCGCCGGTGAGGCGCTGCTGCTCGACGTGCGCGAGCCCGAGGAGCACGCCGAGCTGCACGCACCCGGCGCGGTCCTCGTCCCGCTCGGCGGCCTCAGCGCGGCGGCGGCCGGCGCCGGGGCCCTCGGAACTGTGCGCGCGGCGAGTGGCGGGCGGCTGGTGCTGGCGGTGTGCCGCTCCGGGAACCGCTCGCAGACGGCCACCGAGTTGCTGAACGCGCACGGGGTGCCGACCGTGAACGTGGTGGGCGGGATGCGCGACTGGCTGCGGGCCGGACTGCCCGCGCACCGGGGCGCGTGTCGCTGCGGCGGCGCGATATGA
- a CDS encoding MBL fold metallo-hydrolase produces the protein MFFAQYYLDCLSQASYLIADETTGRAVVVDPRRDVDEYLAEAAARGFTVEGVINTHFHADFLSGHLELAARTGAWIGYGRRAETEYPIRKLADGERISLGDVVLEVLETPGHTPESISVLVREKADDTVPYGVLTGDALFIGDVGRPDLLASAGVTADRLGRMLYDSVQHRLMALPDQVRLFPAHGAGSACGKNLSTERQSTIGQQRATNYACAPMTEDEFVAIVTAGQPTAPGYFGYDADLNRRDRDLFDAAALAVPLDADAFLARRAETGTVVVDARDPLDFAAGHLAGAVNVPADGRFAEQSGTVLDPAWRLLVIAPEGRERETVTRLARIGFDRVAGYLADPGTAFRAVPEQLRRAPRRTVADLRAELAGAEPPLVLDVRGEGERADGHIPGSVHLPLAELPHRLAEIPQDRPVVVHCAGGHRSSIAASLLRHHGHPLTSDLLGGYGAWAAAA, from the coding sequence GTGTTCTTCGCCCAGTACTACCTCGACTGCCTCTCCCAGGCCTCGTACCTGATCGCGGACGAGACCACCGGCCGTGCCGTGGTGGTCGACCCGCGCCGGGACGTGGACGAGTACCTCGCCGAGGCCGCGGCCCGCGGCTTCACCGTCGAGGGCGTCATCAACACCCACTTCCACGCCGACTTCCTCTCCGGCCACCTCGAACTCGCCGCCCGCACCGGCGCCTGGATCGGCTACGGCCGCCGCGCCGAGACCGAGTACCCGATCCGCAAGCTCGCCGACGGCGAGCGGATCAGCCTGGGCGACGTCGTCCTGGAGGTCCTGGAGACGCCCGGCCACACCCCCGAGTCGATCAGCGTCCTGGTCCGGGAGAAGGCCGACGACACCGTCCCGTACGGCGTGCTCACCGGCGACGCGCTGTTCATCGGCGACGTCGGCCGCCCCGACCTGCTGGCCTCCGCCGGCGTCACGGCCGACCGGCTCGGCCGGATGCTGTACGACAGCGTCCAGCACAGGCTGATGGCGCTGCCCGACCAGGTCCGGCTCTTCCCCGCGCACGGCGCCGGCTCCGCCTGCGGCAAGAACCTGTCCACCGAGCGGCAGTCCACCATCGGGCAGCAGCGCGCCACCAACTACGCCTGCGCGCCGATGACCGAGGACGAGTTCGTGGCCATCGTCACCGCCGGACAGCCCACCGCCCCCGGCTACTTCGGCTACGACGCCGACCTCAACCGCCGCGACCGCGACCTGTTCGACGCCGCCGCCCTCGCCGTCCCGCTGGACGCCGACGCCTTCCTGGCCCGCCGCGCCGAGACCGGCACGGTGGTGGTCGACGCCCGCGACCCGCTCGACTTCGCCGCCGGGCACCTGGCCGGAGCCGTCAACGTCCCCGCCGACGGGCGCTTCGCCGAGCAGTCCGGCACCGTCCTCGACCCGGCCTGGCGGCTGCTGGTGATCGCCCCCGAGGGCCGCGAGCGGGAGACCGTCACCCGGCTCGCCCGGATCGGCTTCGACCGGGTCGCCGGGTACCTCGCCGACCCCGGGACCGCCTTCCGCGCCGTCCCCGAGCAGCTGCGCCGGGCCCCCCGCCGCACCGTCGCCGACCTGCGCGCCGAACTCGCCGGAGCCGAACCCCCGCTGGTCCTCGACGTGCGCGGCGAGGGCGAGCGCGCGGACGGCCACATCCCCGGCTCCGTCCACCTCCCGCTCGCCGAACTCCCGCACCGCCTCGCCGAGATACCGCAGGACCGCCCCGTCGTCGTGCACTGCGCAGGCGGCCACCGCTCCTCCATCGCGGCCAGCCTGCTGCGCCACCACGGCCACCCGCTGACCT